In a genomic window of Gossypium arboreum isolate Shixiya-1 chromosome 7, ASM2569848v2, whole genome shotgun sequence:
- the LOC108477858 gene encoding auxin-induced in root cultures protein 12-like — MGFLFSPSWILLFSYCVILISPTQSLVCSSLKIRNSNKEYANCIQLPTFNSTLHFTYNVINSSLSIAFSATPSDTNGWIAWAINPMGIGMVGSQALVAFKDKGFVVAKTYNISSYSSIVEGKLSFEIWDLEARVANDGKMVIYCSLKIPAGAKKLNQVWQVGAAVSNGQLMKHELGKANLGSMGELNLVETVSSISTPPELEPFPKLQLSRKYSGHGSRVNAGMWIFGLISLLLFM; from the coding sequence atGGGGTttctcttttctccatcttgGATTCTATTGTTTTCTTATTGCGTCATTTTAATCTCACCCACACAATCATTGGTTTGTTCATCATTAAAAATTCGCAATAGCAATAAAGAATACGCCAATTGCATCCAACTCCCAACGTTTAACTCCACCCTACATTTCACCTACAATGTCATCAACTCCTCCCTTTCCATTGCGTTTTCAGCCACTCCGTCCGACACCAATGGTTGGATCGCTTGGGCCATCAACCCCATGGGAATAGGCATGGTTGGTTCTCAAGCCCTCGTTGCATTCAAAGACAAAGGCTTCGTGGTAGCTAAAACCTACAACATAAGCTCTTACAGCTCTATTGTTGAAGGGAAGCTATCTTTTGAGATATGGGACCTGGAAGCTAGGGTTGCCAACGACGGGAAGATGGTTATATATTGTTCTTTGAAAATCCCGGCCGGTGCCAAAAAGTTGAACCAAGTTTGGCAGGTAGGAGCGGCGGTGTCTAATGGTCAATTGATGAAGCACGAGCTTGGTAAAGCTAATCTGGGTTCAATGGGAGAATTAAACTTGGTGGAGACCGTAAGTTCGATTTCCACACCCCCTGAGCTTGAGCCTTTTCCAAAACTACAACTTTCTAGAAAATATTCGGGACATGGATCCAGGGTTAATGCGGGAATGTGGATCTTCGGTTTAATTTCCTTACTCCTTTTTATGTGA
- the LOC108486944 gene encoding ras-related protein RABA5e-like isoform X2 encodes MGGREEEEGGEEYLFKIVLIGESAVGKSNLLSRFARNEFDNNSKATIGVEFQTQVVEIDGKEIKAQIWDTAGQERFRAVTSAYYRGAVGALIVYDITRRSSFDSIKRWLDELSTVARMVVGNKCDLENIRDVSVEEGKSLAEEEDLFFMETSALESTNVQTAFEVVIREIYNNVCRKALNSEAYKAELSVNRVNLVKDGANTPKEGFSCCAR; translated from the exons ATGGGTGGGCGGGAAGAAGAGGAGGGAGGTGAGGAATACTTGTTCAAGATTGTGCTTATAGGCGAATCTGCTGTGGGGAAATCCAATCTTCTCTCACGTTTTGCTAGAAATGAGTTTGACAACAACTCCAAGGCTACCATTGGAGTAGAGTTTCAGACCCAAGTGGTTGAAATCGATGGCAAAGAAATTAAAGCTCAGATCTGGGATACTGCTGGCCAAGAAAGGTTTAGAGCTGTTACTTCTGCTTACTATAGAGGAGCTGTTGGCGCTCTTATTGTTTATGATATTACTAGAAGGAGTAGCTTTGATAGCATTAAGCGTTGGCTTGATGAACTTTCCA CTGTGGCAAGAATGGTGGTAGGTAACAAATGTGATTTGGAGAATATTAGAGATGTGAGTGTGGAGGAAGGCAAAAGCCTTGCTGAAGAAGAAGACTTATTCTTCATGGAGACATCTGCCCTCGAATCGACCAATGTTCAGACTGCTTTCGAGGTTGTTATCCGAGAAATCTACAACAATGTATGCCGAAAAGCCCTGAATTCTGAGGCATATAAGGCGGAGTTGTCTGTTAATCGAGTAAACCTTGTCAAGGATGGGGCTAACACACCCAAGGAGGGCTTCTCCTGCTGTGCAAGATAA
- the LOC108486944 gene encoding ras-related protein RABA5b-like isoform X1 — protein MGGREEEEGGEEYLFKIVLIGESAVGKSNLLSRFARNEFDNNSKATIGVEFQTQVVEIDGKEIKAQIWDTAGQERFRAVTSAYYRGAVGALIVYDITRRSSFDSIKRWLDELSTHCDTAVARMVVGNKCDLENIRDVSVEEGKSLAEEEDLFFMETSALESTNVQTAFEVVIREIYNNVCRKALNSEAYKAELSVNRVNLVKDGANTPKEGFSCCAR, from the exons ATGGGTGGGCGGGAAGAAGAGGAGGGAGGTGAGGAATACTTGTTCAAGATTGTGCTTATAGGCGAATCTGCTGTGGGGAAATCCAATCTTCTCTCACGTTTTGCTAGAAATGAGTTTGACAACAACTCCAAGGCTACCATTGGAGTAGAGTTTCAGACCCAAGTGGTTGAAATCGATGGCAAAGAAATTAAAGCTCAGATCTGGGATACTGCTGGCCAAGAAAGGTTTAGAGCTGTTACTTCTGCTTACTATAGAGGAGCTGTTGGCGCTCTTATTGTTTATGATATTACTAGAAGGAGTAGCTTTGATAGCATTAAGCGTTGGCTTGATGAACTTTCCA CCCATTGTGATACAGCTGTGGCAAGAATGGTGGTAGGTAACAAATGTGATTTGGAGAATATTAGAGATGTGAGTGTGGAGGAAGGCAAAAGCCTTGCTGAAGAAGAAGACTTATTCTTCATGGAGACATCTGCCCTCGAATCGACCAATGTTCAGACTGCTTTCGAGGTTGTTATCCGAGAAATCTACAACAATGTATGCCGAAAAGCCCTGAATTCTGAGGCATATAAGGCGGAGTTGTCTGTTAATCGAGTAAACCTTGTCAAGGATGGGGCTAACACACCCAAGGAGGGCTTCTCCTGCTGTGCAAGATAA